A single region of the Salvia miltiorrhiza cultivar Shanhuang (shh) chromosome 8, IMPLAD_Smil_shh, whole genome shotgun sequence genome encodes:
- the LOC130997604 gene encoding WAT1-related protein At2g37460-like → MKMSRESLRLVFEKAKPFLAVVFLQAGLAGMDIISKAALNEGMSNYVFIVYRHVVATLVITPFAFVLDKKVRPKMTTSTFLKIMLMALLEPVIDQNLYFLGMKYTTATFAAAMANVLPAITFVMAWCFRLEKVKLMSVRSQAKIIGTIATIAGAMIMTLVTGPNLELPWTRPAAGPTHTIHHQQHTIKGALMITVGCFSWAAFMILQAVTLRTYPAELSLTAWICLLGTAEGAALALVVEKGNAAAWSIKWNTSSLAAVYSGIFCSGIAYYVQGVVMKERGPVFVTAFSPLSMIIVAIMSSFILAEQMFLGRVVGAGVIVMGLYFVVWGKQKDYKSPSMEVEEIPVKQSDSDSSKLEVAVTNSSSERLV, encoded by the exons ATGAAGATGAGTAGAGAGAGTTTGCGGTTAGTGTTTGAGAAGGCGAAACCCTTTCTAGCAGTGGTGTTTCTGCAAGCGGGGCTGGCCGGCATGGACATCATCTCCAAGGCTGCCTTGAACGAGGGGATGAGCAACTACGTCTTCATCGTCTACCGCCACGTCGTCGCCACCCTCGTCATCACCCCTTTCGCCTTCGTCCTAGACAA GAAAGTAAGGCCTAAAATGACCACCTCTACATTCCTCAAGATTATGCTAATGGCTCTTTTGGA GCCAGTTATAGACCAGAATCTCTACTTCCTGGGGATGAAGTACACAACAGCAACTTTTGCAGCAGCAATGGCTAACGTTCTTCCCGCGATTACATTCGTGATGGCGTGGTGCTTCAG GCTTGAGAAGGTAAAGTTGATGAGTGTCCGGAGCCAAGCAAAGATAATAGGCACAATTGCGACAATTGCAGGGGCCATGATCATGACTTTAGTAACGGGGCCGAATCTGGAGCTGCCATGGACCAGACCAGCCGCGGGCCCCACGCACACCATTCATCATCAACAACACACCATCAAGGGCGCCCTCATGATTACTGTCGGATGCTTCAGCTGGGCCGCTTTCATGATCCTGCAGGCCGTCACGCTGCGTACGTATCCCGCCGAACTGTCCCTCACTGCATGGATCTGCTTGTTGGGAACCGCAGAGGGGGCAGCTCTCGCGCTTGTGGTCGAGAAGGGAAATGCTGCAGCTTGGTCCATCAAATGGAACACTAGCTCTCTTGCAGCTGTCTACAGt GGTATATTCTGTTCGGGCATTGCATATTATGTGCAAGGGGTGGTGATGAAAGAAAGAGGCCCTGTTTTCGTGACTGCATTCAGTCCGCTCAGCATGATTATCGTTGCTATCATGAGCTCTTTCATTCTTGCTGAGCAAATGTTTTTGGGAAG GGTTGTTGGTGCGGGTGTGATCGTGATGGGGCTTTACTTTGTGGTGTGGGGCAAACAGAAAGACTACAAATCCCCTTCGATGGAAGTAGAAGAGATTCCGGTAAAGCAAAGTGATTCGGATTCCTCTAAGTTGGAGGTGGCGGTTACTAATAGTAGTAGTGAGAGATTAGTGTAA
- the LOC130997606 gene encoding type I inositol polyphosphate 5-phosphatase 8-like isoform X1, protein MREETKNLQSSWPKVVVRKWLNIKSGRDEYQSDYRTNAVLQRRRKSCSDGGHYVVVPEELSEEWLMEKNGKIERSGFNQLPPPPISSPNLRMFVGTWNVGGKSPDDEPDLNDWLRTKAPADIYVLGFQEIVPLNAGNVLGPEDGGPAARWLSLIRLALNRNDNAEDLQQRPFSKPRVSFSDLLSLRDDDINDDLDESRRQNNYCLAASKQMVGIFLCVWVRRHLRHHISSLEVSCVGRGIMGYLGNKGSISISMVVQQSTFCFVCSHLASGERDSDAARRNLDVMEILKRTRFSPNQPHTILDHDKIIWLGDLNYRLASSCGDTYELLKINDWQALLHKDELRIEQKAGRVFKGWEEGEIYFAPTYKYIANSDRYVVQTSAPKDKRRTPAWCDRILWRGEGLEQMCYMRGESTFSDHRPVYSLFSVQLNLPKYPNPNSPQNPALSNPI, encoded by the exons ATGAGGGAAGAAACCAAAAATCTGCAG tcgTCATGGCCAAAAGTGGTGGTTAGAAAATGGTTGAACATAAAGAGCGGTAGAGATGAATATCAATCAGATTACAGAACAAACG CTGTGTTGCAAAGAAGAAGGAAGAGTTGCTCCGATGGTGGTCATTACGTCGTCGTACCTGAAGAATTATCCG AAGAGTGGTTGATGGAAAAGAATGGCAAAATTGAACGGTCTGGATTCAATCAGCTACCACCACCACCAATTTCCAGTCCCAACCTCCG gaTGTTCGTGGGAACATGGAATGTAGGAGGCAAATCACCAGACGATGAACCCGACCTAAACGACTGGTTAAGAACTAAAGCACCTGCTGACATTTATGTGCTTGG GTTCCAGGAGATTGTACCTCTGAATGCAGGCAACGTGCTCGGACCGGAAGATGGCGGGCCGGCGGCGAGGTGGCTATCCTTAATCCGGCTTGCTCTAAACCGGAACGACAACGCAGAGGATCTTCAACAACGCCCATTTTCCAAACCAAGAGTCAGCTTCTCGGATTTGCTATCACTACGAGATGATGATATTAATGATGATTTGGATGAATCGAGGAGACAAAACAACTACTGCTTGGCAGCCAGCAAGCAGATGGTCGGGATCTTCCTCTGCGTGTGGGTCCGCCGCCACTTGCGCCACCATATTTCCAGTTTGGAGGTCTCCTGCGTGGGAAGAGGCATCATGGGATACCTCGGAAATAAG GGGTCGATATCTATTAGCATGGTAGTGCAGCAGTCGACGTTTTGCTTCGTGTGCAGTCACTTAGCTTCTGGGGAGAGAGACAGCGATGCTGCCAGAAGAAATTTGGACGTGATGGAGATCTTGAAGAGGACGCGATTCTCTCCAAATCAACCCCACACCATTTTGGATCACGA CAAGATAATTTGGCTAGGGGACTTGAATTATCGACTGGCTTCAAGTTGTGGGGACACCTACGAGCTACTCAAAATCAATGATTGGCAAGCCCTACTGCACAAGGATGAG TTGAGAATAGAACAAAAGGCTGGTAGAGTCTTCAAGGGATGGGAAGAAGGCGAAATCTATTTTGCTCCAACCTACAAATACATTGCTAATTCTGACCGTTACGTCGTACAAACCTCTGCTCCCAAAGACAAACGTCGTACTCCTGCATG GTGTGACCGAATCCTGTGGAGAGGAGAAGGGCTTGAGCAAATGTGCTACATGAGGGGCGAGTCAACCTTTTCAGACCACAGGCCTGTGTACTCACTCTTCTCGGTCCAACTCAATTTACCAAAATACCCCAACCCAAATTCACCACAAAATCCTGCTCTTTCAAATCCCATCTAG
- the LOC130997606 gene encoding type I inositol polyphosphate 5-phosphatase 8-like isoform X2: MREETKNLQSSWPKVVVRKWLNIKSGRDEYQSDYRTNAVLQRRRKSCSDGGHYVVVPEELSEWLMEKNGKIERSGFNQLPPPPISSPNLRMFVGTWNVGGKSPDDEPDLNDWLRTKAPADIYVLGFQEIVPLNAGNVLGPEDGGPAARWLSLIRLALNRNDNAEDLQQRPFSKPRVSFSDLLSLRDDDINDDLDESRRQNNYCLAASKQMVGIFLCVWVRRHLRHHISSLEVSCVGRGIMGYLGNKGSISISMVVQQSTFCFVCSHLASGERDSDAARRNLDVMEILKRTRFSPNQPHTILDHDKIIWLGDLNYRLASSCGDTYELLKINDWQALLHKDELRIEQKAGRVFKGWEEGEIYFAPTYKYIANSDRYVVQTSAPKDKRRTPAWCDRILWRGEGLEQMCYMRGESTFSDHRPVYSLFSVQLNLPKYPNPNSPQNPALSNPI, encoded by the exons ATGAGGGAAGAAACCAAAAATCTGCAG tcgTCATGGCCAAAAGTGGTGGTTAGAAAATGGTTGAACATAAAGAGCGGTAGAGATGAATATCAATCAGATTACAGAACAAACG CTGTGTTGCAAAGAAGAAGGAAGAGTTGCTCCGATGGTGGTCATTACGTCGTCGTACCTGAAGAATTATCCG AGTGGTTGATGGAAAAGAATGGCAAAATTGAACGGTCTGGATTCAATCAGCTACCACCACCACCAATTTCCAGTCCCAACCTCCG gaTGTTCGTGGGAACATGGAATGTAGGAGGCAAATCACCAGACGATGAACCCGACCTAAACGACTGGTTAAGAACTAAAGCACCTGCTGACATTTATGTGCTTGG GTTCCAGGAGATTGTACCTCTGAATGCAGGCAACGTGCTCGGACCGGAAGATGGCGGGCCGGCGGCGAGGTGGCTATCCTTAATCCGGCTTGCTCTAAACCGGAACGACAACGCAGAGGATCTTCAACAACGCCCATTTTCCAAACCAAGAGTCAGCTTCTCGGATTTGCTATCACTACGAGATGATGATATTAATGATGATTTGGATGAATCGAGGAGACAAAACAACTACTGCTTGGCAGCCAGCAAGCAGATGGTCGGGATCTTCCTCTGCGTGTGGGTCCGCCGCCACTTGCGCCACCATATTTCCAGTTTGGAGGTCTCCTGCGTGGGAAGAGGCATCATGGGATACCTCGGAAATAAG GGGTCGATATCTATTAGCATGGTAGTGCAGCAGTCGACGTTTTGCTTCGTGTGCAGTCACTTAGCTTCTGGGGAGAGAGACAGCGATGCTGCCAGAAGAAATTTGGACGTGATGGAGATCTTGAAGAGGACGCGATTCTCTCCAAATCAACCCCACACCATTTTGGATCACGA CAAGATAATTTGGCTAGGGGACTTGAATTATCGACTGGCTTCAAGTTGTGGGGACACCTACGAGCTACTCAAAATCAATGATTGGCAAGCCCTACTGCACAAGGATGAG TTGAGAATAGAACAAAAGGCTGGTAGAGTCTTCAAGGGATGGGAAGAAGGCGAAATCTATTTTGCTCCAACCTACAAATACATTGCTAATTCTGACCGTTACGTCGTACAAACCTCTGCTCCCAAAGACAAACGTCGTACTCCTGCATG GTGTGACCGAATCCTGTGGAGAGGAGAAGGGCTTGAGCAAATGTGCTACATGAGGGGCGAGTCAACCTTTTCAGACCACAGGCCTGTGTACTCACTCTTCTCGGTCCAACTCAATTTACCAAAATACCCCAACCCAAATTCACCACAAAATCCTGCTCTTTCAAATCCCATCTAG
- the LOC130997606 gene encoding type I inositol polyphosphate 5-phosphatase 8-like isoform X3, whose translation MREETKNLQSSWPKVVVRKWLNIKSGRDEYQSDYRTNVLQRRRKSCSDGGHYVVVPEELSEEWLMEKNGKIERSGFNQLPPPPISSPNLRMFVGTWNVGGKSPDDEPDLNDWLRTKAPADIYVLGFQEIVPLNAGNVLGPEDGGPAARWLSLIRLALNRNDNAEDLQQRPFSKPRVSFSDLLSLRDDDINDDLDESRRQNNYCLAASKQMVGIFLCVWVRRHLRHHISSLEVSCVGRGIMGYLGNKGSISISMVVQQSTFCFVCSHLASGERDSDAARRNLDVMEILKRTRFSPNQPHTILDHDKIIWLGDLNYRLASSCGDTYELLKINDWQALLHKDELRIEQKAGRVFKGWEEGEIYFAPTYKYIANSDRYVVQTSAPKDKRRTPAWCDRILWRGEGLEQMCYMRGESTFSDHRPVYSLFSVQLNLPKYPNPNSPQNPALSNPI comes from the exons ATGAGGGAAGAAACCAAAAATCTGCAG tcgTCATGGCCAAAAGTGGTGGTTAGAAAATGGTTGAACATAAAGAGCGGTAGAGATGAATATCAATCAGATTACAGAACAAACG TGTTGCAAAGAAGAAGGAAGAGTTGCTCCGATGGTGGTCATTACGTCGTCGTACCTGAAGAATTATCCG AAGAGTGGTTGATGGAAAAGAATGGCAAAATTGAACGGTCTGGATTCAATCAGCTACCACCACCACCAATTTCCAGTCCCAACCTCCG gaTGTTCGTGGGAACATGGAATGTAGGAGGCAAATCACCAGACGATGAACCCGACCTAAACGACTGGTTAAGAACTAAAGCACCTGCTGACATTTATGTGCTTGG GTTCCAGGAGATTGTACCTCTGAATGCAGGCAACGTGCTCGGACCGGAAGATGGCGGGCCGGCGGCGAGGTGGCTATCCTTAATCCGGCTTGCTCTAAACCGGAACGACAACGCAGAGGATCTTCAACAACGCCCATTTTCCAAACCAAGAGTCAGCTTCTCGGATTTGCTATCACTACGAGATGATGATATTAATGATGATTTGGATGAATCGAGGAGACAAAACAACTACTGCTTGGCAGCCAGCAAGCAGATGGTCGGGATCTTCCTCTGCGTGTGGGTCCGCCGCCACTTGCGCCACCATATTTCCAGTTTGGAGGTCTCCTGCGTGGGAAGAGGCATCATGGGATACCTCGGAAATAAG GGGTCGATATCTATTAGCATGGTAGTGCAGCAGTCGACGTTTTGCTTCGTGTGCAGTCACTTAGCTTCTGGGGAGAGAGACAGCGATGCTGCCAGAAGAAATTTGGACGTGATGGAGATCTTGAAGAGGACGCGATTCTCTCCAAATCAACCCCACACCATTTTGGATCACGA CAAGATAATTTGGCTAGGGGACTTGAATTATCGACTGGCTTCAAGTTGTGGGGACACCTACGAGCTACTCAAAATCAATGATTGGCAAGCCCTACTGCACAAGGATGAG TTGAGAATAGAACAAAAGGCTGGTAGAGTCTTCAAGGGATGGGAAGAAGGCGAAATCTATTTTGCTCCAACCTACAAATACATTGCTAATTCTGACCGTTACGTCGTACAAACCTCTGCTCCCAAAGACAAACGTCGTACTCCTGCATG GTGTGACCGAATCCTGTGGAGAGGAGAAGGGCTTGAGCAAATGTGCTACATGAGGGGCGAGTCAACCTTTTCAGACCACAGGCCTGTGTACTCACTCTTCTCGGTCCAACTCAATTTACCAAAATACCCCAACCCAAATTCACCACAAAATCCTGCTCTTTCAAATCCCATCTAG
- the LOC130997606 gene encoding type I inositol polyphosphate 5-phosphatase 8-like isoform X4, with amino-acid sequence MREETKNLQSSWPKVVVRKWLNIKSGRDEYQSDYRTNVLQRRRKSCSDGGHYVVVPEELSEWLMEKNGKIERSGFNQLPPPPISSPNLRMFVGTWNVGGKSPDDEPDLNDWLRTKAPADIYVLGFQEIVPLNAGNVLGPEDGGPAARWLSLIRLALNRNDNAEDLQQRPFSKPRVSFSDLLSLRDDDINDDLDESRRQNNYCLAASKQMVGIFLCVWVRRHLRHHISSLEVSCVGRGIMGYLGNKGSISISMVVQQSTFCFVCSHLASGERDSDAARRNLDVMEILKRTRFSPNQPHTILDHDKIIWLGDLNYRLASSCGDTYELLKINDWQALLHKDELRIEQKAGRVFKGWEEGEIYFAPTYKYIANSDRYVVQTSAPKDKRRTPAWCDRILWRGEGLEQMCYMRGESTFSDHRPVYSLFSVQLNLPKYPNPNSPQNPALSNPI; translated from the exons ATGAGGGAAGAAACCAAAAATCTGCAG tcgTCATGGCCAAAAGTGGTGGTTAGAAAATGGTTGAACATAAAGAGCGGTAGAGATGAATATCAATCAGATTACAGAACAAACG TGTTGCAAAGAAGAAGGAAGAGTTGCTCCGATGGTGGTCATTACGTCGTCGTACCTGAAGAATTATCCG AGTGGTTGATGGAAAAGAATGGCAAAATTGAACGGTCTGGATTCAATCAGCTACCACCACCACCAATTTCCAGTCCCAACCTCCG gaTGTTCGTGGGAACATGGAATGTAGGAGGCAAATCACCAGACGATGAACCCGACCTAAACGACTGGTTAAGAACTAAAGCACCTGCTGACATTTATGTGCTTGG GTTCCAGGAGATTGTACCTCTGAATGCAGGCAACGTGCTCGGACCGGAAGATGGCGGGCCGGCGGCGAGGTGGCTATCCTTAATCCGGCTTGCTCTAAACCGGAACGACAACGCAGAGGATCTTCAACAACGCCCATTTTCCAAACCAAGAGTCAGCTTCTCGGATTTGCTATCACTACGAGATGATGATATTAATGATGATTTGGATGAATCGAGGAGACAAAACAACTACTGCTTGGCAGCCAGCAAGCAGATGGTCGGGATCTTCCTCTGCGTGTGGGTCCGCCGCCACTTGCGCCACCATATTTCCAGTTTGGAGGTCTCCTGCGTGGGAAGAGGCATCATGGGATACCTCGGAAATAAG GGGTCGATATCTATTAGCATGGTAGTGCAGCAGTCGACGTTTTGCTTCGTGTGCAGTCACTTAGCTTCTGGGGAGAGAGACAGCGATGCTGCCAGAAGAAATTTGGACGTGATGGAGATCTTGAAGAGGACGCGATTCTCTCCAAATCAACCCCACACCATTTTGGATCACGA CAAGATAATTTGGCTAGGGGACTTGAATTATCGACTGGCTTCAAGTTGTGGGGACACCTACGAGCTACTCAAAATCAATGATTGGCAAGCCCTACTGCACAAGGATGAG TTGAGAATAGAACAAAAGGCTGGTAGAGTCTTCAAGGGATGGGAAGAAGGCGAAATCTATTTTGCTCCAACCTACAAATACATTGCTAATTCTGACCGTTACGTCGTACAAACCTCTGCTCCCAAAGACAAACGTCGTACTCCTGCATG GTGTGACCGAATCCTGTGGAGAGGAGAAGGGCTTGAGCAAATGTGCTACATGAGGGGCGAGTCAACCTTTTCAGACCACAGGCCTGTGTACTCACTCTTCTCGGTCCAACTCAATTTACCAAAATACCCCAACCCAAATTCACCACAAAATCCTGCTCTTTCAAATCCCATCTAG